The segment CGGTCAGGTGATCGAGTGGAGCGGCGATATCACCCCGGACGACCGCTGCACCTGCTGCCAGTTCCCCTCGGCGCTGCGGCCGCATGTGGTGTGGTTCGGTGAGATGCCGCTGGGTATGGAGGAGATTTATCAGGCGCTGGAGCAGGCCGATTACTTTATTGCGATTGGCACCTCAGGCCACGTCTACCCGGCGGCGGGATTCGTGCATGAGGCTAAACTTCAGGGCGCGCATACGGTTGAACTCAATCTTGAACCGAGCCAGGTCGGCAACGAGTTTGCCGAACGGCACTATGGCCTGGCGAGCGAAGTCGTCCCGGAGTTTGTTCACAAACTGCTGCGTGGTTGCTTCCGGTAAGCGGGGCGGGTGAGTGACGCTGACCCGGCGCAGAGCGTCTGTGCCGGATCGTAAAACCGCCCCTGAGACGCCACAACGCGGAGCTGAGCTGGGGCACGCGGCGCTTTTGCTCCGCGCCCCCTCTCAGCCTGCTGCTTTAGCGCCCGGCTTTCAGCTGCTGGAACAGCGTTTCGTACTGAACGCTGGCCTCACCCACGTCATCCTGCCATTCACCCTTTTTAATCACGTCGGCGGGGGGATAGAGCGAAGGATCGTTCGCCACGGCCGGTGGCAGCAGGGCTTTGGCGGCCAGGTTCGGCGTGGGATAACCGATGGTTTCCGCGACTCTGGCGGCGACGTCCGGGCGCAGCAGGAAGTTGATCAGCTTCAGCGCGCCGGCTCTGTTTTTCGCATTGGCCGGGATTGCCAGGTTATCCATCCAGAAGATGCCGCCCTCTTCAGGCCAGACCACCGCTAACGGCGTGCCCGCCTGACGCGCGACATAAGCCGACCCATTCCAGAGCATCCCCAGATTCACCTCACCTTCCATATAAGGATTCCCCGGATTATCGGAGTTGAAAGCCAGCACGTTGGGCATCAGTTTTTTCAGCTCCAGATACGCCGCTTTGATCTGCGCCGGGTCGCGGGTATTGCCGGAGTAGCCCAGCTTGCGCAGCGCCATCTGGAACACCTCGCGCGCATCGTCGGTCAGCAGCAGGCTCTGCTTATATTCCGGCTTCCAGAGGTCGGCCCAGCGGGTCACCTTGCTGGCATCGATCTCATCGGTGTTCACGCCGATCGCCGTGGCGCCCCAAATATAGGGGATCGAGTAGTCATTGTTGGGATCGAACGGCTTATTCAGCAGATCGGGATCGAGGTTACTGAAGTTACTGAGCTGGCTTTTATCGATCTTCTGCAGCATCCCTTCATTACGCATCTTTGCCACGAAATAGGTCGAGGGCACCACCAGATCGTATGCGCCATCCTTCCAGGTTTTCAGCTTGGCGTACATGCTCTCGTTGGATTCATAGGTGGAGTAGATCACCTTAATCCCGGTCTCTTTGGTGAACTGCTCCAGCAGCCCCGGCGGCACATACTCCGTCCAGTTATAGAAGTAGAGCGTGTTGCTGTCGTCGGCCTGAGCCACATTCATGCCCAGCAGCAGCGCACCTGCCGCCAGCCAGTGAGATCGCTTTTTCATCCTCTTTCCTCTTATCGATTTCTGTCGCGCAGTAACCACTGGCTGGCCGCAACCAGCAGCAACGACAGCAGCAGTAAAATGGTGGCCAGCGCATTCACCTCGGGTGAGACGCCAACCTTTACCATGGAGTAGATCTTCAGCGGTAAGATCTCAAACGTCGGGCCGGAGACGAACGACGAGACCACCACATCATCCATTGACAGGGTGAAGCTCAGCAGCCAGCCCGCCGCGACAGCGGGCATCGCCAGCGGCAGGAGGATCCTGCGCAGGATGGTCGTTTCGCTGGCACCGAGATCTTTGGCCGCCTCCAGCATCCGCACATCAAACCCTTTCAGTCGCGAGTAGACCGTAATCACCACAAACGGCAGGCAGAAAGTGATATGGGAGATCAGCAGCGACCAGAAGCCCAGCGAAATGCCCAGCAGCATAAACAGCACCAGCAGGGAGATGGCCATCACAATGTCGGGCGACATCATCACCACAAACAGCATGCCGCTGACAAACGGCTTGCCGCGGAAACGGTAGCGATAGAGCGCCACGGCGGTCAGCGCACCGATCAGCGTGGCGCAGCTGGCAGAGAGCACGCCCATGATCAACGAATGCTGCGCCGCCTGAAGCAGGCTGTCGTTGTTCAGCAGCAGGCTGTACCACGTCGTCGTGAAACCCTGCCAGTTGATACCAAACCGGGACGCGTTAAACGAATTGACGATCAGAATCATGATCGGTATGTAGAACCAGGCGTAAATCAGCGCCATGAAAGAGCCGCGTAACAGGCGAGCCATCATCCTAAATCCATCCTGTTATTCAGCAGTCGTGCGACGCGCCAGTAGATCAGCAGCAGCAACCCCATTATCAAAGTCATGACGACGCTGGTGGCAGCCCCCAGTGGCCAGTCCCGGATATTCAGGAACTGGCTCTTGATAATATTGCCAATCAGCAGGTTCCTGGCGCCGCCCATCAGGTCGGCAACATAGAACAGCCCCATCGCCGGGATAAACACCAGCAGGCAGCCCGCGATAATGCCGGGCATGGTCAGCGGCAGAATCACCCGGAAAAAGGTCTGCAGCTTACCGGCACCCAGGTCGCGCGCCGCTTCCAGCAGCGGCTTATCCAGCTTCTCCAGGCTGGAGTAGAGTGGCAGCACCATAAACGGCAGCAGGATATAGATCAGACCGAGGATCACCGCTTCCGGGGTATAGATGAGGCGAAACGGCTTGTCGATCACCCCCAGCGACAGCAGGCCATCGTTCAGCCAGCCACGGGTGCTGAGAAAGATTTTCAGGCCATAGATACGGATCAGCGAGTTGGTCCAGAACGGCACAATCAACAGGAACAGCATCAGCGGACGCAGGCGCGGCGGCAGTTTCGTCAGACACCAGGCGAAGGGATAGCCCAGCAGCAGGCAGCCGAGTGTGGCGATCAGCGCCATATTCAGAGAGTGCAGCAGCACCTCTGCATAGAGCGGATCGAGCAGGCGACCATAGTTGCTGAGCGTCGGCGTCGTGCTGACAAAACGGGCTTCATCACGCGTCAGAAAGCTGGTGATGAAGATCATCAGATCAGGGATAAAGACGAAGAGCGTCAGCCAGCCGACAATCAGCGCGATAACGCACTTCTGAAAACCATTACGCATCAGCTTCATAGGGCAGCACCACCTCCCAGCCTGGCACCCAGTTCACCACCATCTTCTGATTCAGCGAGTGGTCGAAGTCTGGATCGTCTTCATTAAAGAATTCGCTGACCGTAATCAGCTTGCCATTCTCCAGCGCGACCACGGACTCCAGCGTCATGCCTTTATAGTTTCGTTCGCGTACATAGCCAATCAGGCCATCTGCCGGGCGCTCATCATGGATCTCATCGACCCGCAGATCTTCCGGTCGCAGCATCACATGGAGCCGGTCACCGGCACTCACCGGGAAGGGACAGTGGATCTGGCATTCGCGCCCCTCGACCCGCGCACGCACCGCAGGCGCGTCATCGGCGGCGATAACTTCTGCATCAAACAGATTAATTTCGCCGATGAAGCGGGCGACAAACAGATTTTCAGGCTCTTCGTAGACTTCGCGTGGCGTACCATCCTGTACTACCTTGCCGTCACGCATCACCACGATACGGTCGGACATGGTCAGCGCCTCTTCCTGATCGTGCGTGACAAAGATGAAGGTGATGCCGAGCTTACGCTGCAGCGCCTTCAGCTCATTCTGCATCTGACGGCGCAGCTTGTAGTCCAGCGCCGAGAGTGACTCATCCAGCAGCAGCACTTTGGGCCGGTTGACCACAGCGCGGGCGATCGCCACCCGCTGCTGCTGGCCGCCAGAGAGCTGATGCGGACGCCGATCGGCGAAGCTCTCCAGCTGCACCATCGCCAGCGCCTCGTTAACCCGTTCGTTAATCTGCGCTGCCGGCGTTTTCTGCATCCGCAGGCCAAACGCCACGTTCTCAAACACCGTCATATGCGGAAACAGCGCATAGCTCTGAAACACGGTATTGACGTGACGATGCTCGGCGGGCGTGCTGGTAATCTCCTGGTCGTCGAGCAAAATCCGGCCACGGTCGGCATCTTCCAGACCGGCGATCAGGCGCAGGATCGTCGTTTTGCCGCAGCCCGACGGGCCGAGCAGGGTGATGAACTCACCGTGATGAATGGTCAGGTTAAAATCATCAATGATGGTTTTACCGTCGAAAGCTTTACTGATGCCAGAAAGCGTAACCAGCGCCTGCTGTGCGCGTGTTTGCGTCATTTTAGTCTCAGTCTGTTAGAGGTCGGACAGTTTCAGCGTAGCCGCATCATACGGCCAGCCAGCAAAGAGGGCGGATGATACCTGAAAAATGCGGTAATGCCATGATTTGGCCGCCCGATCGGCGCTAATGGGGGCCGTTACAGGAAATAGTGCGGGATTGGCCGCAACATTCACCGGTGTGTCGCTTTTTTCAGGCTTATTGCTTTCCCAAAGGTTCCCGACCGCGCTAACCTGTCTGCGAATGATTTTACGCAACATTGCGTTCGGCGGGTCTGTGAATAATAGCGGACGGCACTTTTAAAGGATGGGATATGGAACAGTTACTTGAGCGCTTTTTGAGTTATGTGGCAGTTGAGACCCAGGCTAAGCCGCAGGCGCGCCAGGTGCCCAGCAGTGAAGGGCAGTGGACGCTGGCGCGTCAGCTGCAGGAGGAGCTGCTGGCGCTGGGCTTTGTCGATGTCACCTTAAGCGATCACTGCTGCGTCATGGGCACGCTGCCCGCCAACGTTGACTGGCCGACGCCGGTCATCGGTTTCATCTCCCACATGGATACCTCTCCCGATTTTACGGCGAAGCATGTGAATCCGCAGATCATCGAGAATTATCGCGGCGGCGATATTGCGCTGGGTAACGGCAATGAGATTCTGTCGCCGGTGATGTTCCCGGTGCTGCACAAGCTGATCGGCCACACGCTGATCACCACCGATGGTAAAACCCTGCTGGGCGCGGACGATAAAGCGGGTATTGCCGAGATCATGACGGCGATGGCGGAACTGGCCGCCAGCGACAGGCCGCACGGCGCTATTCGCGTGGCCTTTACGCCCGATGAGGAGATTGGCCGCGGCACCTCGCACTTTGACGTAGAAGCTTTTGCCGCAGACTGGGCCTACACCATCGACGGCAGCGATCTGGGCGAGTTCGAGTATGAAAACTTCAACGCCGCCTCGGCCACCGTGAAAATCGTCGGCAACAATGTGCATCCTGGTTCGGCTAAAGGGGTGATGGTGAATGCGCTGGATCTGGCTAACCAGTTCCACGCGGCGGTTCCGGCCAGCGAAAAACCGCAGTTCACCGACGGCTATCAGGGTTTCTATCATCTGCATCAGATCAAGGGCACGGTCGAACACGCCGAAATGCTCTACATCATCCGTGATTTTGAGACTGAACGTTTTGAGCAGCGTAAAGCAACGCTGCTGCAGATTGCTGCGGAGATTAACAGGAGCCTGCATGCGGACTGCTCAGTGACGGTCGACATCACCAACAGCTACCGTAATATGCGTGAAAAGGTTGAGCCGTTCCCGCACATCATCGAGCTGGCGTTGCAGGCGATGCGCGACTGCGGCATTGAGCCGGTAGTGAAGCCGATCCGCGGCGGAACCGATGGGTCGGCACTTTCATGGAAAGGCCTGCCGTGCCCGAACATCTTTACCGGTGGCTACAACTACCATGGTAAACATGAGTTTGCCTCACTGAATATCATGGCGAAATCGGTCGAGGTGATTGTGCGCCTGTCAGAGCTGGCGGCACAGAAGAAGGATTAAAAAAGGCGCTCTGTCACCGTGACAGAGCGCCTGATTCAGCCGCCGCGCAGGGATGCGCCGCGCGGCTTATTCGTCGCCGAAGTACCAGTAACCAGCATTCACCAGACCAGCGATCTGCGCCAGCACAGCCGGATCGTCCAGCGCATCACCCAGATCGTCCAGCGTGATGCGACTGTGATGGGCCAGAACCGCCATCACCTCAGGACGCGAACACTCAACCTGCTCGCCGTTCACATAGACCGCCTCGCCAATCGTCAGCACTCGCAGGCCACCTAACCGGCTCAGGGCGTCACCCTGCTGCAGCGCATCGTAGATCTCGTCAGGCTGATAAGGCGGTTCCGGCGGCGCGACATCCAGTTCATGGCGTGACTGTGAAATAAATTCGCCGAACCAGCGTTCGAAATGTTCAGGCTGATTGACCACATCCAGCATCAGCTGACGCACCCCTTCAATTTCCTGCGGCAGGATCTGCGACGGGCAGTCACGCGCGGGTACATCCGGATCGCTGAAGCGCAGGCTGCCCAGTTCATTGGCCAGCGCATAGTCGGCGAATCCGCTGATCAGCTCGCGGCCGCTGGGGGCGCGGAAGCCGACAGAGTAGTTCAGCGCGTTCTCCAGCGAGTAGCCTTCATGCGGGAATCCTGGCGGAATATAGAGAATATCGCCCGGCTCCATCTCCTCATCGATGATGGCGTCAAAGGGTTCGACCTGCAGCAGATCCGGGTGCGGGCAGTGCTGCTTCAGCGGCACCTTTTCCCCGACGCGCCAGCGACGGCGGCCCATCCCCTGAATAATAAAGACATCATACTGATCGAAATGGGGGCCGACACCGCCGCCAGGCACGGCAAATGAGACCATCAGGTCGTCAACGCGCCAGTCGGGCAGGAAACGGAAAGGACGCATCAGCGCCGCCGAAGGCTCATGCCAGTGGTTAACCGCCTGAACCAGCAGCGACCAGTTGTTCTCGCCCAGGTGATCGTAGCTCTCAAACGGGCCGTGGCTGACCTGCCATTTACCGTCCTGATGGCTGACCAGGCGGCTGTCCACCTCGTTTTCCATCGCCAGTCCGGCCAGTTCATCCGGGGAAAGAGGATCCACAAAGTTTTTAAAACCACGCTTCAGCACAACCGGGCGTTTCTGCCAGTAGCGCTGAATAAAATCGGGCCAGTTAAGATCGAGCTGATAGTCCATACAAGGGTTCCGCTTAGGGCTGCAAATGCCAGCAAGTATAACAGCCCCGGACGGTTTCTACTCGCGGCGATGTTCGACTTCCTGGCGCTTAAAGATCACTTCCATCCGCGCGCCACCCAGCGCGCTGCTGGAGGCGATGACGTTACCCTCATACTGTTCGAGAATATCGCGCACCACCGCCAGGCCTAATCCCTGGCCGGGTCGCAGGGTGTCCACCCGCTGGCCACGGACAAACACCAGATCGCGCTTGCTTTCAGGGATGCCGGGGCCATCATCGTCGATGTAGAGGTGCAGCACGTTTTCACTCTGAAACGCGCTGACTTCGATAAATTCCAGGCAATATTTGCAGGCGTTATCGAGCACGTTGCCCAGCACTTCCATAAAGTCGTTCTGATCGCCGACGAAGGTCAGCTCCGGCGAGATATCAAGCGTAATCGCCACGCCTTTGCGCTGATAGACTTTGTTCAGGGCCGAACAGAGGCTGTCGAGCAGGCCGGAAACGGAGTGCAGGTCGCGCTGCAGCGGATTGTGGTCGGCCTGCATACTGGCGCGATGCAGATAGTATCCCACCTGCTGCGAGATGCGGCTGATCTGCTCCAGCATCACCGGTTCAGCCTGTTCCACCGTCAGCTCTTTCCCGTTGCGCAGCGACCGCAGGGTACTCTGCAACACGGCCAGCGGCGTTTTCAGGCTGTGGGTCAGGTCAGACAGGGTAGTGCGATAACGGGTGTAGCGCTGCCGCTCATTCGTCAGCAGCAGATTGAGGTTACGCACCAGGCTGCGCAGCTCCTGCGGCGGATTGTCCGCCAGATTTTCGCGCTGGCTGGTCTCCAGTTCACGCACCTGCTGGGTCAGGGTGCCGATAGGCCGCAGGCTCCAGTGCGCCGCCAGCCACAGCAGCGGCACTATCAGGATCAGGTTCGCCGCCAGCACATAGCTGAACCACGACCAGACGACGTCCGAGTGCTGGAGCTCCTGTGGGATCGAGTCCACCACGACGATGGTGAGCGCAGGCAGATTGGTGGTGGCATCGTAACGGTTCACAGCAACCGAGTGCGTGAAAGTGTCGTTGCTGTCTGTATCCCAGTCATTAAGCCGCTGCTGTGCGTTCAGGTTATTACCCATCGCCATCATACTGGTATGGTTGCTGGTATCAATTTCGTAGAAGTCAGGCTTCAGCAACCACTCCCGGCGGATCTTTTTACGGATATCCGGCACGTCGCGCTGCTGCCACAGCAGTTTGCCGTGCTCATCGTAGATAAACACCAGTGTCGGGAAGTTAAGCGTCATCCGTTCCGGCTGAGCGATGGTGAGCTTGTTGTCATGCCATTGCGCCAGCGTAAAGAACAGGTTGCTCTCGCCCCGCATCACACGATAGGTATTTTTGTCGAAACTCACCACATAGCCAATGACCGCGACCATGCCATAAGAGAGGGAGAGGAACAGAACGATAGCTGCGGAGGCCAGCAGAAAGCGGGCCCGCAGCGAAATCGGGCGATAGCGATTAAACCAGGACATGGTCAGAGATCAAAGCGGTAACCCTGGCCACGCACGGTGGCGATCACGTCGGTCGGGTGCAGCGCCAGGATCTTTTTGCGCAGACGGCCCATCAGCACGTCGATGGTGTGGCTCTCACGCAGTTCTGCATCCGGATAGAGCTGCAGCATCAGCGAATCTTTGCTGACAACTTTTCCTGCATTACGGATCAGCGTCTCGACAATGGTGTACTCAAAGGCGGTGAGTTTCACCGGCTCCTCATTAACCGTCAGTTCGCGACGGGAGAGATCCACCTGGAAGGGCGGCATATCAATGATCTGCGAGGCGTGTCCGCTGTTGCGGCGCATCAGTGCCTGCAGACGTGCGGCCACTTCTTCAATGTGGAACGGCTTGGTCACATAGTCATCCGCACCGGCTTCCAGCGCCTCGACTTTTGCCTGCCAGCCTTCACGGGCGGTCAGCACCAGGATCGGCTGACGCACGGCATCACTGCGCCAGCGGCGAATCAGCGACATGCCATCTTCATCCGGCAGCCCGAGGTCTACCAGCGCGATATCCGGCAGATGTTCCCGCAGAAAATAGTCGGCTTCTTTGGCGTCTTCGGCGGCATCGACCTGATGGCCCATGTCACGTAACTGGACGGCGAGATGATGGCGCAGCAGGGCATTGTCTTCAACAACCAGAACACGCATAGAAATTCCTTACACTCTGTTTGAGTCAACCTGCAGAAAGTATACGCGAAATGTATTAAACAAGATGTTAACGCAGACCGGAGAGAACCGGTCTGCGGCGGGCATTATTTCAGATCGTCAACCATCCGGATAGCACGGCCAAGATAGTTTGCCGGCGTCATCTGCTTCAGACGCACTTTCTCCTCTTCCGGCAGCGCCAGGCTGTCGATAAAGGCCTGCATACCGGCGGCATCCACGCGCTTGCCGCGCGTCAGCTCTTTCAGCTTCTCATACGGCTTTTCGATGCCGTAACGGCGCATCACAGTCTGGATCGGCTCGGCCAGCACTTCCCAGTTGTGATCCAGCTCGTCCAGCAGGCGGTCGCGGTTCACTTCCAGCTTGGAGATGCCTTTCAGCGTGGCCTGATAGGCGATCAGCGCATAACCCACGCCCACGCCGAGGTTACGCAGCACGGTGGAGTCGGTCAGGTCACGCTGCCAGCGGGAAACCGGCAGTTTGCTGGCCAGGTGCTGCAGCACGGCGTTCGCCAGGCCCAGGTTGCCTTCGGAGTTTTCGAAGTCGATCGGGTTGACCTTGTGTGGCATGGTCGAGGAGCCAATCTCACCGGCGATGGTTTTCTGTTTGAAGTGGTTCAGTGCCACGTAGCCCCAGATATCACGATCGAAATCGATCAGGATGGTGTTGAAACGGGCGATGCAGTCAAACAGCTCGGCGATGTAGTCGTGCGGCTCGATCTGGGTGGTGTAGGGGTTCCAGGTCACGCCCAGCGAGGTGACAAATTCTTCGCTCAGCGTGTGCCAGTCCACTTCAGGATAGGCGGCAATGTGGGCGTTGTAGTTGCCGACCGCGCCGTTGATTTTACCCAGCACTTCGACCTGGTTCAGCTGACGCAGCTGACGCTCCATGCGGTAAGCGACGTTCGCCATCTCTTTACCCATGGTGGAAGGGGTCGCGGGCTGGCCGTGGGTACGGGAGAGCAGCGGAATATCGCGGTATTCGCTGGCCAGCCCTTTCACGGCGCCAATCAGCTGCTGCCAGTAAGGCAGGATCACGTCACGGCGCGCCGTTTCCAGCATCAGCGCATGCGACAGGTTGTTGATATCTTCGGAGGTGCAGGCAAAGTGGATGAATTCCGAGACGGCGTGCAGGGCAGGGAGATCGGCGACTTTCTCTTTCAGGAAATACTCTACCGCCTTCACATCGTGGTTGGTGGTGCGCTCAATGGTTTTGATACGCGCGGCATCTTCTTCTGAGAAACCGGCGACAATCGCATCGAGGAAAGCGTTTGCGTCAGCGTCAAATGCAGGAACTTCCTTGATCTCTGCGGTCGCGGCCAGTTTTTGTAACCAGCGAACTTCAACCTCAACG is part of the Pantoea sp. Ep11b genome and harbors:
- the potD gene encoding spermidine/putrescine ABC transporter substrate-binding protein PotD translates to MKKRSHWLAAGALLLGMNVAQADDSNTLYFYNWTEYVPPGLLEQFTKETGIKVIYSTYESNESMYAKLKTWKDGAYDLVVPSTYFVAKMRNEGMLQKIDKSQLSNFSNLDPDLLNKPFDPNNDYSIPYIWGATAIGVNTDEIDASKVTRWADLWKPEYKQSLLLTDDAREVFQMALRKLGYSGNTRDPAQIKAAYLELKKLMPNVLAFNSDNPGNPYMEGEVNLGMLWNGSAYVARQAGTPLAVVWPEEGGIFWMDNLAIPANAKNRAGALKLINFLLRPDVAARVAETIGYPTPNLAAKALLPPAVANDPSLYPPADVIKKGEWQDDVGEASVQYETLFQQLKAGR
- the pepT gene encoding peptidase T, producing the protein MEQLLERFLSYVAVETQAKPQARQVPSSEGQWTLARQLQEELLALGFVDVTLSDHCCVMGTLPANVDWPTPVIGFISHMDTSPDFTAKHVNPQIIENYRGGDIALGNGNEILSPVMFPVLHKLIGHTLITTDGKTLLGADDKAGIAEIMTAMAELAASDRPHGAIRVAFTPDEEIGRGTSHFDVEAFAADWAYTIDGSDLGEFEYENFNAASATVKIVGNNVHPGSAKGVMVNALDLANQFHAAVPASEKPQFTDGYQGFYHLHQIKGTVEHAEMLYIIRDFETERFEQRKATLLQIAAEINRSLHADCSVTVDITNSYRNMREKVEPFPHIIELALQAMRDCGIEPVVKPIRGGTDGSALSWKGLPCPNIFTGGYNYHGKHEFASLNIMAKSVEVIVRLSELAAQKKD
- the potC gene encoding spermidine/putrescine ABC transporter permease PotC — translated: MMARLLRGSFMALIYAWFYIPIMILIVNSFNASRFGINWQGFTTTWYSLLLNNDSLLQAAQHSLIMGVLSASCATLIGALTAVALYRYRFRGKPFVSGMLFVVMMSPDIVMAISLLVLFMLLGISLGFWSLLISHITFCLPFVVITVYSRLKGFDVRMLEAAKDLGASETTILRRILLPLAMPAVAAGWLLSFTLSMDDVVVSSFVSGPTFEILPLKIYSMVKVGVSPEVNALATILLLLSLLLVAASQWLLRDRNR
- the potB gene encoding spermidine/putrescine ABC transporter permease PotB, translating into MRNGFQKCVIALIVGWLTLFVFIPDLMIFITSFLTRDEARFVSTTPTLSNYGRLLDPLYAEVLLHSLNMALIATLGCLLLGYPFAWCLTKLPPRLRPLMLFLLIVPFWTNSLIRIYGLKIFLSTRGWLNDGLLSLGVIDKPFRLIYTPEAVILGLIYILLPFMVLPLYSSLEKLDKPLLEAARDLGAGKLQTFFRVILPLTMPGIIAGCLLVFIPAMGLFYVADLMGGARNLLIGNIIKSQFLNIRDWPLGAATSVVMTLIMGLLLLIYWRVARLLNNRMDLG
- the purB gene encoding adenylosuccinate lyase — its product is MELSSLTAVSPVDGRYGDKVSPLRAIFSEFGLLKFRVEVEVRWLQKLAATAEIKEVPAFDADANAFLDAIVAGFSEEDAARIKTIERTTNHDVKAVEYFLKEKVADLPALHAVSEFIHFACTSEDINNLSHALMLETARRDVILPYWQQLIGAVKGLASEYRDIPLLSRTHGQPATPSTMGKEMANVAYRMERQLRQLNQVEVLGKINGAVGNYNAHIAAYPEVDWHTLSEEFVTSLGVTWNPYTTQIEPHDYIAELFDCIARFNTILIDFDRDIWGYVALNHFKQKTIAGEIGSSTMPHKVNPIDFENSEGNLGLANAVLQHLASKLPVSRWQRDLTDSTVLRNLGVGVGYALIAYQATLKGISKLEVNRDRLLDELDHNWEVLAEPIQTVMRRYGIEKPYEKLKELTRGKRVDAAGMQAFIDSLALPEEEKVRLKQMTPANYLGRAIRMVDDLK
- a CDS encoding cupin domain-containing protein; its protein translation is MDYQLDLNWPDFIQRYWQKRPVVLKRGFKNFVDPLSPDELAGLAMENEVDSRLVSHQDGKWQVSHGPFESYDHLGENNWSLLVQAVNHWHEPSAALMRPFRFLPDWRVDDLMVSFAVPGGGVGPHFDQYDVFIIQGMGRRRWRVGEKVPLKQHCPHPDLLQVEPFDAIIDEEMEPGDILYIPPGFPHEGYSLENALNYSVGFRAPSGRELISGFADYALANELGSLRFSDPDVPARDCPSQILPQEIEGVRQLMLDVVNQPEHFERWFGEFISQSRHELDVAPPEPPYQPDEIYDALQQGDALSRLGGLRVLTIGEAVYVNGEQVECSRPEVMAVLAHHSRITLDDLGDALDDPAVLAQIAGLVNAGYWYFGDE
- the potA gene encoding spermidine/putrescine ABC transporter ATP-binding protein PotA, with the translated sequence MTQTRAQQALVTLSGISKAFDGKTIIDDFNLTIHHGEFITLLGPSGCGKTTILRLIAGLEDADRGRILLDDQEITSTPAEHRHVNTVFQSYALFPHMTVFENVAFGLRMQKTPAAQINERVNEALAMVQLESFADRRPHQLSGGQQQRVAIARAVVNRPKVLLLDESLSALDYKLRRQMQNELKALQRKLGITFIFVTHDQEEALTMSDRIVVMRDGKVVQDGTPREVYEEPENLFVARFIGEINLFDAEVIAADDAPAVRARVEGRECQIHCPFPVSAGDRLHVMLRPEDLRVDEIHDERPADGLIGYVRERNYKGMTLESVVALENGKLITVSEFFNEDDPDFDHSLNQKMVVNWVPGWEVVLPYEADA
- the phoQ gene encoding two-component system sensor histidine kinase PhoQ, which codes for MSWFNRYRPISLRARFLLASAAIVLFLSLSYGMVAVIGYVVSFDKNTYRVMRGESNLFFTLAQWHDNKLTIAQPERMTLNFPTLVFIYDEHGKLLWQQRDVPDIRKKIRREWLLKPDFYEIDTSNHTSMMAMGNNLNAQQRLNDWDTDSNDTFTHSVAVNRYDATTNLPALTIVVVDSIPQELQHSDVVWSWFSYVLAANLILIVPLLWLAAHWSLRPIGTLTQQVRELETSQRENLADNPPQELRSLVRNLNLLLTNERQRYTRYRTTLSDLTHSLKTPLAVLQSTLRSLRNGKELTVEQAEPVMLEQISRISQQVGYYLHRASMQADHNPLQRDLHSVSGLLDSLCSALNKVYQRKGVAITLDISPELTFVGDQNDFMEVLGNVLDNACKYCLEFIEVSAFQSENVLHLYIDDDGPGIPESKRDLVFVRGQRVDTLRPGQGLGLAVVRDILEQYEGNVIASSSALGGARMEVIFKRQEVEHRRE
- the phoP gene encoding two-component system response regulator PhoP; the protein is MRVLVVEDNALLRHHLAVQLRDMGHQVDAAEDAKEADYFLREHLPDIALVDLGLPDEDGMSLIRRWRSDAVRQPILVLTAREGWQAKVEALEAGADDYVTKPFHIEEVAARLQALMRRNSGHASQIIDMPPFQVDLSRRELTVNEEPVKLTAFEYTIVETLIRNAGKVVSKDSLMLQLYPDAELRESHTIDVLMGRLRKKILALHPTDVIATVRGQGYRFDL